A genomic stretch from Aminobacter aminovorans includes:
- a CDS encoding SDR family NAD(P)-dependent oxidoreductase gives MSTYRADPEHGVAWITGGSTGIGRSVARLLAKEGYTVAVTVRANDPIDTLIEETRSMAGKVLAFPSDVTDEAGMAAAVAAIEEQAGPIVLAIFNAGSYMPVTGENLRMEAFRQSFAVNVFGVLNGLVPVIERMRNRGRGHIVFMGSISCYFGWPTTAAYGATKAAVNLIAEALKFDFDKMNIRTQIMNPGFIDTPLTEKSAYYMPAMMPVEAAAERICKAIRKSGFEVTFPRRLTWAMKLLFLLPRPLREKALRVATRWKAEPMIYLRRSSFD, from the coding sequence GTGAGCACATACCGGGCCGACCCGGAACACGGGGTCGCGTGGATTACCGGCGGCAGCACCGGTATTGGCCGCAGCGTGGCCCGCTTGCTGGCAAAAGAAGGCTACACGGTTGCCGTCACCGTCCGGGCCAACGATCCGATCGACACGTTGATCGAGGAAACTCGCAGCATGGCCGGCAAGGTGCTGGCGTTTCCATCCGATGTCACCGACGAGGCTGGAATGGCTGCCGCGGTCGCCGCGATCGAAGAGCAGGCCGGCCCGATCGTGCTCGCGATCTTCAATGCCGGATCCTACATGCCCGTGACGGGCGAGAACCTGCGCATGGAAGCCTTCCGCCAGAGCTTTGCCGTCAACGTCTTCGGCGTCCTCAATGGCCTGGTTCCGGTGATCGAGCGGATGCGCAATCGCGGTCGCGGACATATCGTGTTCATGGGCTCGATCAGTTGTTATTTCGGCTGGCCGACGACAGCTGCCTATGGCGCCACAAAGGCAGCCGTCAACCTCATCGCCGAGGCGCTGAAGTTCGACTTCGACAAGATGAACATCCGCACGCAGATCATGAATCCCGGCTTCATCGACACGCCGCTGACCGAAAAGAGTGCCTATTACATGCCGGCAATGATGCCGGTCGAAGCTGCCGCCGAGCGTATCTGCAAGGCAATACGCAAGAGCGGTTTCGAGGTCACCTTCCCGCGCCGCCTGACCTGGGCGATGAAGCTGTTGTTCCTGCTGCCGCGACCGCTGCGTGAAAAGGCGCTTCGCGTTGCCACGCGGTGGAAGGCAGAGCCAATGATCTACCTCAGGCGCTCGAGCTTCGACTGA
- a CDS encoding MFS transporter produces the protein MAGIATLAIAYVLSQFYRSFLAVLTPALTAELGATKAQLSFASGAFFITFALAQFAIGVSLDRFGPRRTASTLLLFGGGGGAFVFASATAPWMVIAAMAMIGIGCAPVLMSSLFIFARIFSIARFAVLASWMVAFGTAGNVIGAAPLAQAAEAFGWRPVMAGLGVITIAAALAVLVMVRDPKSPEGMEQGNVGFAGYLELLRMRVLWPIIPLTAINYAPTTGIRGLWSGPYLVDVYGADALLIGQVTFFMALAMVAGAFVYGPLDTMFRTRKWVAVVGNTIGLAAILYLALNVVSGISTVTVIFVIIGVTGGSYGLLMAHARAFLPAQLIGRGVTLMNFFSIGGVGLMQFATGAVVTANMAPGEPTAAYSALFWFYVLMLGAAIFIYLWARDAKPEPLAITAAQSKLERLR, from the coding sequence ATGGCCGGAATAGCGACGCTCGCAATCGCTTATGTGCTGTCCCAGTTCTATCGCTCGTTCCTGGCGGTGCTGACGCCGGCACTCACTGCTGAGCTCGGCGCCACCAAGGCCCAGCTGTCTTTCGCCTCGGGCGCGTTCTTCATCACCTTTGCCCTGGCGCAATTTGCCATCGGCGTTTCGCTCGACCGCTTCGGCCCACGACGCACCGCCTCGACGCTGCTTCTGTTTGGCGGCGGTGGCGGCGCCTTCGTCTTTGCCTCTGCAACGGCTCCCTGGATGGTCATCGCAGCCATGGCGATGATCGGCATCGGCTGCGCGCCGGTGCTGATGTCGTCGCTGTTCATCTTCGCGCGCATATTTTCCATCGCCCGTTTTGCCGTGCTCGCGTCGTGGATGGTGGCTTTCGGCACCGCCGGTAACGTCATCGGCGCGGCACCGCTGGCACAGGCGGCCGAGGCGTTCGGCTGGCGGCCGGTCATGGCCGGCCTCGGCGTCATCACCATTGCAGCTGCACTTGCCGTGCTCGTCATGGTGCGCGATCCGAAGTCGCCGGAGGGCATGGAACAGGGCAATGTCGGCTTTGCAGGCTATCTCGAATTGCTGCGGATGCGGGTTCTATGGCCGATCATTCCTCTGACCGCCATAAACTATGCCCCAACGACAGGCATCAGAGGCCTCTGGTCGGGCCCTTATCTTGTCGATGTCTACGGTGCCGACGCGCTGCTGATCGGGCAGGTGACGTTCTTCATGGCGCTCGCCATGGTTGCCGGCGCCTTTGTCTATGGCCCGCTCGACACCATGTTTCGCACCCGGAAATGGGTTGCGGTTGTCGGCAATACTATCGGCCTCGCGGCGATCCTCTATCTCGCGCTGAATGTCGTCTCAGGCATAAGCACCGTCACCGTCATCTTTGTCATCATCGGTGTGACCGGCGGCAGTTACGGCCTGCTGATGGCGCATGCGCGTGCATTCCTGCCGGCGCAGCTGATCGGGCGCGGGGTTACGCTGATGAACTTCTTCTCCATCGGCGGTGTCGGCTTGATGCAGTTTGCGACGGGCGCCGTCGTCACTGCAAATATGGCGCCGGGCGAACCAACGGCAGCCTATTCGGCATTGTTTTGGTTCTACGTGCTGATGCTCGGGGCCGCGATTTTCATCTACCTCTGGGCGCGCGATGCAAAACCAGAGCCTTTGGCCATCACCGCGGCTCAGTCGAAGCTCGAGCGCCTGAGGTAG
- a CDS encoding DEAD/DEAH box helicase, producing the protein MTNETNAELNGFAKLGITGALLKATQMAGFNEPKPIQVESIPAQLAGRDILGIAQTGSGKTAAFSLPILSKIMALGTKRRPKTARALILAPTRELAVQIEDTIKVLAKGAHVSTALVLGGVSRFSQVKKIAPGVDVLIATPGRLTDLVREGDLVLADTEWLVLDEADRMLDMGFINDVKRIAKATSRNRQTALFSATMPQEIAELAQGLLKDPIRVEVAPQSTTAAEIRQSIILARTKQKRQILAKMLADDAMTSVLVFARTKHGADRVVKDLDRDGFPAAVIHGNKSQNARQAALNGFRAGKVRILVATDIAARGIDVPGISHVVNFDLPDEAESYVHRIGRTGRNGANGIAVTLVDPSENSKLRQVERIIRMKLTIDADHLGEPDPARPAGEPRGFAPANDRGEREERRPNGQRPRGNNSGKPKGDRPHGNAPKAGKRRFGARKPNTRAA; encoded by the coding sequence TTGACGAATGAAACCAATGCGGAGCTGAACGGCTTCGCCAAACTCGGCATTACCGGTGCGCTGCTCAAGGCCACCCAGATGGCCGGATTCAACGAGCCCAAGCCGATCCAGGTCGAGTCGATCCCGGCGCAGCTGGCTGGCCGCGACATTCTTGGAATCGCCCAGACTGGTTCCGGCAAGACTGCGGCGTTCTCGCTGCCGATCCTGTCCAAGATCATGGCGCTCGGCACCAAGCGCCGGCCCAAGACCGCACGCGCGCTGATCCTGGCGCCGACGCGTGAACTCGCCGTGCAGATCGAAGACACCATCAAGGTGCTCGCCAAGGGTGCGCATGTCTCGACCGCGCTGGTTCTCGGCGGCGTGTCACGTTTCTCGCAGGTCAAGAAGATCGCTCCGGGCGTCGATGTGTTGATTGCCACGCCCGGCCGACTGACCGATCTCGTCCGCGAAGGCGACCTCGTGCTGGCCGATACAGAGTGGCTCGTCCTCGACGAAGCCGATCGTATGCTCGACATGGGCTTCATCAATGACGTCAAGCGCATCGCCAAGGCGACTTCGCGCAACCGTCAGACCGCGCTGTTTTCGGCGACCATGCCGCAGGAGATCGCGGAACTGGCGCAGGGCCTGCTCAAGGATCCGATCCGCGTCGAGGTTGCACCGCAGAGCACCACGGCAGCCGAAATCCGCCAGAGCATCATCCTTGCCCGGACCAAGCAGAAGCGTCAGATCCTGGCAAAGATGCTGGCCGACGATGCCATGACGTCGGTCCTGGTCTTCGCCCGCACCAAGCATGGCGCCGACCGCGTCGTGAAGGATTTGGACCGCGACGGCTTTCCGGCCGCCGTCATCCACGGCAACAAGTCGCAGAACGCGCGCCAGGCGGCACTCAACGGCTTCCGCGCCGGCAAGGTCCGCATCCTAGTCGCCACCGATATCGCGGCACGCGGCATCGACGTCCCAGGCATCAGCCATGTCGTGAACTTCGACCTGCCGGATGAGGCTGAAAGCTACGTCCATCGCATCGGCCGCACTGGCCGCAACGGCGCCAACGGCATCGCGGTCACGCTGGTTGACCCCTCGGAAAACTCCAAGCTGCGGCAGGTCGAGCGCATCATCCGCATGAAGCTGACGATCGACGCCGACCATCTTGGTGAACCCGATCCGGCGCGTCCGGCCGGCGAGCCGCGCGGTTTCGCGCCGGCCAACGATCGTGGTGAGCGCGAGGAGCGCCGGCCCAACGGTCAGCGTCCGCGTGGCAACAACAGCGGCAAGCCAAAGGGCGATCGGCCGCATGGAAATGCGCCCAAGGCCGGCAAGCGTCGCTTCGGCGCGCGCAAGCCGAATACGCGCGCAGCGTAA
- the deoD gene encoding purine-nucleoside phosphorylase, protein MQTTPHNEAKRGDYAETVLLPGDPQRTEWIAATFLENARCVNRVRGALAYTGRYRGHPISLHTTGIGAPSLAIYAHELLETYGAKTLIRVGTCGGLAEHVKLRSLVISQSSSGDSAINRQLFGVYDYAPSADFELLCRAAQRAGELGLDHHVGQTASSDVFYHPDVLGRFAGLRAHGALAVDMETNALYTVAARFGAKALSICTVVDSLVNGEDTDSTERQDLFADMVRLALDVATSSAPAGTAHGLPLR, encoded by the coding sequence ATGCAGACAACGCCGCACAACGAGGCGAAACGAGGCGACTACGCCGAAACCGTTCTATTGCCGGGCGATCCGCAGCGCACCGAATGGATTGCCGCCACCTTCCTAGAGAACGCCCGCTGCGTGAACCGGGTGCGTGGCGCATTGGCATATACCGGCCGCTATCGTGGCCATCCGATCAGCCTGCATACGACCGGCATAGGTGCGCCTTCGCTGGCCATCTATGCCCATGAGTTGCTCGAGACATATGGCGCCAAGACGCTTATCAGGGTCGGCACTTGTGGCGGCCTGGCCGAGCACGTCAAGCTGCGCAGCCTGGTCATTTCGCAATCGTCAAGCGGTGACAGCGCCATCAATCGCCAGCTTTTTGGTGTCTACGACTACGCGCCCAGCGCCGATTTCGAGCTGTTATGCCGCGCAGCCCAACGGGCGGGCGAACTCGGGCTTGATCATCACGTCGGCCAGACGGCCTCGAGTGACGTTTTCTATCACCCCGATGTTCTCGGGCGCTTTGCCGGGCTGCGTGCCCATGGCGCGCTGGCTGTCGATATGGAGACCAACGCGCTGTACACGGTCGCCGCCCGTTTCGGCGCGAAGGCGCTGTCGATCTGTACGGTGGTCGACAGCCTGGTCAACGGCGAGGATACGGATTCGACGGAGCGCCAGGACCTGTTCGCCGACATGGTCCGGCTTGCCCTCGACGTTGCGACCAGCTCTGCGCCGGCTGGGACTGCGCATGGCTTACCCCTGAGGTAG
- the cckA gene encoding cell cycle histidine kinase CckA encodes MAKETRNDFYPVPIVDQAARPDAITRLIIFIVVLTGSAIIFGLFRERLGDPFLVGMLGVLAMIGVGYLFATAIGFVQMAPRSPADGLSKAFVDSMSQGLLLTDVKGRVVYANRAYADMTGATTASDLKTVEGLLSDVPEASSTITQLASGLRDGEANDGEFRLAQSIRPGAAPGARWYRVRARAFNVPSQRQPLNAWQLADISPERAEQERFFLDLQQAIDHLDHAPAGFFSADQEGRITYVNATLAEWLGIDLASFTPGAITLDEVVAGDGMALVRSVKADPGTTRNAVIDLDLATIAGEALPVRFMHRVSASREGINGPTRTIVLNRTQGEDSSAQLRASEVRFTRFFNSTPMAIAGVDHNGRILRTNAPFLSLFSSVVDRDAVDRKVRLDTVIHDRDRAAFAAALERAHQRQADIAPIDTVMPDNEERHMRFYVNAVADGSDAEGAEEAAIVYAVETTEQKALENQMAQSQKMQAVGQLAGGIAHDFNNVLTAIIMASDLLLTNHRPSDPSFPDIMNIKQNANRAASLVRQLLAFSRKQTLRPEVLSLTDVLADLRTLVARLVGNSIKLKIDHGRDLWPVRADIGQFEQVVVNLAVNARDAMPDGGDLMIRTKNVPAEECKAYGYREMVPADYVVVEVEDTGSGIAPEVLKKIFEPFFTTKEVGKGTGLGLSMVYGIIKQTGGFIYCDSEVGKGTVFRIFLPRHVARPVQAEEARSDGEVAAPVAAKQPEAAQANVAKDLSGSATVLLVEDEDAVRMGGVRALTSRGYTVHEASSGVEALEIFDELKGQIDIVVSDVVMPEMDGPTLLGELRKRQPDIRFVFVSGYAEDAFAKNLPADAQFGFLPKPFSLKQLATVVKEVLEG; translated from the coding sequence ATGGCCAAGGAAACGCGCAACGACTTCTATCCGGTTCCGATCGTGGATCAGGCAGCGCGCCCCGATGCCATCACCCGGCTGATCATCTTCATCGTCGTCTTGACCGGATCGGCGATCATCTTTGGCCTCTTTCGCGAACGCCTCGGCGATCCGTTCCTGGTGGGCATGCTTGGGGTGCTTGCGATGATCGGCGTCGGTTATCTCTTCGCCACCGCCATCGGCTTCGTCCAGATGGCGCCGCGCTCGCCGGCCGATGGCCTTTCCAAGGCCTTTGTCGACTCGATGTCACAAGGCTTGCTCCTTACCGACGTCAAAGGCCGCGTCGTCTACGCCAACCGCGCCTATGCCGACATGACCGGTGCAACGACGGCTTCGGACCTGAAAACGGTCGAGGGCCTGTTGTCGGATGTGCCCGAAGCGTCATCGACGATCACGCAGCTGGCATCCGGCTTGCGTGACGGCGAGGCCAACGATGGCGAGTTCCGCCTTGCCCAATCCATTCGTCCGGGGGCAGCACCCGGCGCGCGCTGGTACCGCGTGCGGGCCCGCGCCTTCAACGTACCCAGCCAGCGTCAGCCGCTGAATGCCTGGCAACTTGCCGACATTTCTCCTGAAAGAGCCGAGCAGGAGCGGTTTTTCCTCGACCTGCAGCAGGCCATCGATCACCTCGATCACGCCCCGGCCGGTTTCTTCTCCGCCGATCAGGAAGGCCGCATCACCTATGTCAATGCGACGCTGGCCGAATGGCTCGGCATCGACCTGGCAAGCTTCACGCCCGGTGCCATCACCCTGGATGAGGTCGTCGCCGGCGACGGCATGGCGCTCGTCCGCTCGGTCAAGGCCGATCCGGGAACCACGCGCAACGCCGTCATCGATCTCGATCTGGCGACCATCGCCGGCGAGGCGTTGCCGGTACGCTTCATGCATCGCGTCTCGGCGAGCCGCGAAGGCATCAACGGGCCGACGCGCACGATCGTGCTCAACCGCACCCAAGGCGAGGATTCGTCGGCGCAGTTGCGTGCTTCGGAGGTTCGCTTCACGCGCTTCTTCAATTCGACGCCGATGGCTATTGCCGGCGTCGATCACAATGGCCGGATCCTGCGCACCAACGCGCCGTTCCTGTCGCTGTTTTCGTCTGTCGTCGACCGGGATGCCGTCGACCGCAAGGTCCGTCTCGATACCGTCATCCACGATCGTGACCGCGCAGCGTTCGCAGCCGCTCTCGAGAGGGCACATCAGCGCCAGGCCGACATTGCGCCCATCGACACCGTAATGCCCGACAATGAGGAGCGCCACATGCGCTTCTACGTCAATGCGGTTGCCGACGGGTCGGATGCCGAGGGCGCCGAAGAGGCGGCAATCGTCTATGCGGTCGAGACCACTGAGCAGAAGGCGCTCGAAAACCAGATGGCGCAGAGCCAGAAGATGCAGGCGGTGGGACAGCTCGCCGGCGGCATCGCACATGACTTCAACAACGTGCTGACCGCCATCATCATGGCGTCTGACCTGCTGCTGACCAATCATCGTCCGTCGGACCCGTCCTTCCCCGACATCATGAACATCAAGCAGAACGCCAACCGCGCCGCCTCTCTGGTCAGGCAGTTACTGGCGTTCTCGCGCAAGCAGACGCTGCGTCCCGAGGTGCTGAGCCTCACCGACGTGCTCGCCGATCTGCGCACGCTGGTGGCGCGCCTCGTCGGCAACAGCATCAAGCTCAAGATCGATCATGGCCGCGATCTGTGGCCGGTTCGGGCCGATATCGGCCAGTTCGAGCAGGTGGTTGTCAACCTCGCCGTCAATGCGCGCGACGCGATGCCTGACGGCGGCGATCTGATGATCCGCACCAAGAACGTGCCTGCCGAGGAGTGCAAGGCCTATGGCTATCGTGAGATGGTGCCTGCCGACTATGTCGTGGTCGAAGTCGAGGACACCGGCAGCGGCATCGCGCCGGAGGTGCTGAAGAAGATATTCGAGCCGTTCTTCACCACCAAGGAGGTCGGCAAGGGCACCGGCCTGGGTCTGTCGATGGTCTATGGCATCATCAAGCAGACCGGTGGTTTCATTTATTGCGACTCCGAGGTCGGCAAGGGGACCGTGTTCCGCATCTTCCTGCCGCGCCACGTCGCCAGGCCGGTACAGGCGGAAGAGGCCAGGTCCGACGGTGAGGTTGCAGCGCCAGTGGCCGCCAAGCAGCCGGAGGCGGCACAAGCCAATGTCGCCAAGGACCTTTCCGGTTCGGCAACCGTGCTTCTGGTCGAGGATGAGGATGCCGTGCGCATGGGCGGGGTGAGGGCGCTGACCTCGCGCGGCTACACCGTGCACGAGGCGTCGTCGGGCGTCGAGGCGCTCGAGATATTCGACGAGCTCAAGGGCCAGATCGATATCGTCGTGTCGGATGTGGTGATGCCCGAGATGGATGGGCCGACACTGCTTGGCGAGCTGCGCAAGCGTCAGCCCGACATCCGCTTCGTCTTTGTCTCCGGTTATGCCGAAGACGCCTTTGCCAAGAACCTGCCGGCAGATGCGCAGTTCGGCTTCCTGCCCAAGCCGTTCTCACTCAAGCAACTGGCGACGGTCGTCAAAGAAGTGCTCGAGGGCTAG
- a CDS encoding flagellar biosynthetic protein FliO, with the protein MFEWLDNVAGPGYTAAVLWTFAALVLLVIVLVIVKLVRSLTFGTFVAGGRNRKTRLAVMDATAIDSQRRLVLVRRDDIEHLLLIGGPTDVVVETDIRMTAPRRPALTGTEAVQQAPQAPRPQQAPQQPVPRPAAPATARPQQQQPAPAPIQPRPAPPKMPLASAPLIANSPDPKTYVAPSYSAPARPAPAPVASPSPRDLIDDTLMKELEVSLDDKPQAKPAKAVDPSLDDEMAKLLGELTSHKR; encoded by the coding sequence ATGTTTGAATGGCTCGATAACGTAGCAGGACCTGGATATACGGCGGCGGTGCTGTGGACTTTTGCCGCCCTTGTGCTGCTGGTCATCGTGCTCGTCATCGTCAAGCTGGTCCGCAGCCTGACCTTCGGCACCTTCGTTGCAGGCGGCAGAAACAGGAAGACGCGCCTCGCCGTCATGGACGCGACTGCGATCGACAGCCAGCGGCGGCTCGTACTGGTGCGCCGCGACGACATCGAACATCTGCTGCTGATCGGCGGGCCGACCGACGTCGTGGTGGAAACCGACATACGCATGACCGCACCGCGCCGCCCGGCATTGACCGGCACGGAAGCGGTGCAGCAAGCGCCCCAGGCGCCTCGCCCGCAGCAGGCCCCACAGCAGCCGGTCCCTCGCCCGGCAGCGCCGGCAACTGCCAGGCCGCAACAGCAGCAGCCAGCACCAGCGCCGATCCAGCCACGCCCGGCACCACCCAAGATGCCCTTGGCTTCGGCGCCGCTGATCGCGAACAGCCCGGATCCGAAAACCTATGTTGCGCCAAGCTATTCGGCTCCTGCGCGACCTGCACCCGCGCCCGTCGCTTCACCATCGCCGCGCGACCTCATCGATGACACGTTGATGAAGGAGCTTGAGGTTTCGCTCGACGACAAGCCGCAGGCCAAACCGGCAAAGGCTGTCGATCCGTCGCTCGATGACGAAATGGCGAAGCTGCTTGGCGAACTTACGAGTCACAAGCGGTAA
- the dksA gene encoding RNA polymerase-binding protein DksA yields MNDTVTLGYVPSDEEPFMNERQKSYFRAKLVAWKNDILREARETLEILQQENANHPDLADRASSETDRAIELRARDRQRKLISKIDSALQRIDEGTYGYCEETGEPISLKRLDARPIATLSIEAQERHERREKVYRDD; encoded by the coding sequence ATGAACGATACCGTTACTCTTGGCTACGTGCCCTCCGATGAGGAGCCGTTCATGAACGAGCGGCAAAAGTCTTACTTCAGAGCTAAGTTGGTTGCCTGGAAGAACGACATCCTCCGCGAAGCTCGCGAAACCCTCGAAATACTTCAGCAGGAAAACGCCAACCATCCGGATCTTGCCGATCGCGCATCGTCCGAGACCGACCGTGCCATTGAACTCAGGGCACGCGACCGTCAACGGAAGTTGATCTCCAAGATCGACTCGGCCCTGCAGAGGATTGACGAGGGTACCTACGGTTATTGCGAGGAGACGGGTGAACCGATTTCGCTGAAGCGACTGGACGCACGTCCGATCGCTACGCTGTCGATTGAGGCTCAGGAGCGTCACGAGCGCCGCGAAAAAGTCTATCGCGACGACTGA
- a CDS encoding SixA phosphatase family protein has translation MGKLYLLRHAKAGWALPGVRDFDRPLDATGIADAEATGTAMRANGYVPELTLCSNARRARETLEGLAGHTDTGRVVFTDDLYSADAAGYFDKIRENGRHGSILVIGHNPMMEDLAMAVSGDGDQAALHTLQTGFPTSGLAVIRFEGELSGAELGHGYLEAFLTPADL, from the coding sequence TTGGGCAAGCTCTACCTTCTACGACACGCCAAGGCCGGATGGGCCCTGCCCGGCGTCAGGGATTTCGACCGGCCGCTCGACGCCACCGGCATTGCGGATGCGGAAGCGACCGGCACGGCGATGCGCGCCAACGGCTATGTGCCGGAACTCACGCTCTGCTCCAATGCCCGGCGGGCCCGCGAAACCCTGGAAGGCCTGGCAGGCCATACGGACACCGGTCGGGTCGTCTTCACCGACGATCTCTACAGCGCCGATGCCGCCGGCTACTTCGACAAGATACGCGAGAATGGCCGGCATGGCTCGATCCTGGTCATTGGCCACAACCCGATGATGGAAGACCTCGCCATGGCTGTTTCAGGCGACGGCGACCAGGCGGCGCTACATACGCTGCAGACCGGCTTCCCGACCTCGGGCCTCGCCGTGATCCGCTTCGAAGGCGAGCTTTCCGGCGCCGAACTCGGCCATGGCTATCTCGAGGCGTTTCTGACGCCTGCCGATCTTTGA
- a CDS encoding YcjX family protein, with protein sequence MASLTSFTDEARIALDTFSGRAAGLFSPSLRLGVTGLSRAGKTVFITSFVHNLIHGGRLPLFEAQKSGRISRAFLEEQPDDAVPRFQYEDHVAALVGHRIWPDSTRAISELRLTIEFESASGWNRMFSAGRLSVDLVDYPGEWLLDLPLLGKSYDDFSSEAFELARLPVRADLSEAWRELAATVKPEADADEMTARRLFESFAAYLKACKDDERALSTLPPGRFLMPGDLEGSPALTFAPLPGLSQRARPGSLHAMMERRYEAYKTHVVKPFFREHIARLDRQIVLIDAMQALNAGPGAIADLERAVTEILACFRPGRGNLLTDLFSRRIDRILVAATKADHLHHESHDRLQSIVRRLADRAVARANLSGAKVDVLALAAVRATREGTVKQGRDTLPVIIGTPIEGETIGKERFDGNSETAIFPGDLPEKADVVFQDFGTNHRQDSTDPTIRFVRFRPPRLERTAEGATLSLPHIRLDRALQFLIGDHLA encoded by the coding sequence TTGGCGTCTCTGACCAGCTTTACCGATGAGGCGCGCATTGCGCTCGATACATTTTCCGGCCGTGCCGCTGGGCTTTTCTCGCCGTCACTGCGGCTGGGCGTGACCGGCTTGTCGCGGGCCGGCAAGACCGTTTTCATCACGTCCTTCGTGCACAATCTGATCCATGGCGGCCGGCTGCCGCTGTTTGAGGCGCAGAAATCGGGGCGCATATCGCGGGCTTTCCTCGAGGAACAGCCCGACGACGCCGTGCCGCGCTTCCAGTACGAAGATCATGTCGCCGCCCTCGTCGGCCATCGCATCTGGCCTGACTCCACCCGCGCCATCTCGGAACTCAGGCTGACCATAGAATTCGAGTCCGCTTCGGGCTGGAACCGCATGTTTTCAGCAGGAAGACTGTCGGTCGACCTCGTCGATTATCCGGGCGAATGGCTGCTCGACCTGCCGCTGCTCGGCAAGAGTTACGACGACTTCTCCAGCGAGGCTTTCGAGCTCGCGCGCCTGCCGGTTCGCGCCGATCTGTCGGAAGCCTGGCGCGAGCTTGCCGCCACAGTAAAGCCCGAGGCGGATGCCGACGAGATGACCGCGCGGCGGCTGTTCGAGAGCTTCGCTGCCTATCTCAAAGCCTGCAAGGACGACGAGCGCGCCTTGTCGACGCTGCCGCCCGGACGTTTCCTGATGCCTGGCGACCTCGAGGGATCGCCGGCGCTGACATTCGCACCGCTTCCTGGTCTCAGCCAGCGCGCGCGGCCAGGATCGCTGCATGCGATGATGGAGCGGCGCTACGAGGCCTATAAGACGCATGTGGTGAAACCGTTCTTTCGCGAGCACATCGCACGCCTCGACCGCCAGATCGTGCTGATCGATGCGATGCAGGCGCTGAATGCCGGCCCCGGCGCCATTGCCGACCTCGAGCGCGCGGTGACGGAAATCCTCGCCTGCTTCCGCCCGGGACGGGGCAATCTCCTGACCGACCTGTTTTCCCGACGTATCGACCGCATCCTGGTCGCTGCAACCAAGGCCGATCATCTCCACCACGAGAGCCATGACAGGCTGCAGTCTATCGTGCGGCGGCTTGCCGACCGCGCCGTTGCGCGGGCCAATCTCTCAGGCGCGAAGGTCGACGTGCTGGCGCTTGCCGCCGTACGCGCCACCCGCGAAGGCACCGTCAAGCAGGGCCGCGACACCCTGCCCGTCATCATCGGAACACCGATCGAAGGCGAGACGATCGGCAAGGAACGTTTCGATGGCAACAGCGAAACTGCGATATTTCCCGGCGACTTACCGGAGAAAGCCGATGTCGTCTTTCAGGATTTCGGCACCAATCACCGCCAGGATTCCACCGATCCGACGATCCGTTTCGTGCGCTTCCGCCCACCCAGGCTGGAGCGCACCGCAGAAGGGGCGACGCTATCCCTGCCGCACATCCGGCTCGACCGCGCCCTGCAATTCCTCATCGGAGACCATCTCGCATGA